The Vibrio tubiashii ATCC 19109 genome has a segment encoding these proteins:
- the yqiA gene encoding esterase YqiA, which produces MKPSLLLYIHGFNSSPLSHKANVMKEYCLENRPDIKLVTPRLPCFPQQAAQHLLDIVNQYKDDYTIGLVGSSLGGYMSMWLNAQFGFKAVVVNPAVKPYELLADYLGEQENPYTKERYVLEAKHIEELKTLDTPKIATPSDFWLLQQTEDEVLDYKQAVEHFYGAKQNVEQGGDHSFVDFERYPAQIIEFLQL; this is translated from the coding sequence ATGAAACCGTCATTACTACTTTATATTCATGGTTTTAACAGCTCACCTTTATCGCATAAAGCCAATGTGATGAAGGAGTATTGCCTAGAAAATCGACCTGATATTAAATTAGTGACACCGCGTTTACCTTGCTTTCCACAGCAAGCTGCCCAGCACCTACTCGATATTGTAAATCAGTATAAAGATGACTATACCATTGGCTTGGTTGGCAGCTCTTTAGGCGGTTACATGTCAATGTGGCTCAATGCACAGTTTGGCTTTAAGGCCGTGGTGGTGAACCCTGCGGTGAAGCCCTATGAGCTGCTTGCCGACTACTTAGGTGAGCAAGAAAACCCATACACCAAAGAGCGCTATGTGCTTGAGGCGAAACATATCGAAGAGTTAAAAACACTTGATACGCCCAAAATAGCCACACCATCTGATTTTTGGTTGTTGCAACAAACTGAAGATGAAGTGTTAGATTATAAGCAAGCGGTTGAGCATTTTTATGGGGCAAAACAGAACGTCGAACAGGGCGGTGATCATAGCTTTGTTGATTTCGAACGCTATCCTGCTCAAATCATAGAATTCTTACAACTCTGA
- a CDS encoding DUF1249 family protein, translating into MAQVALKKPYHVDLADLMRTYETNYAKLNALLPNQPSVGDVRCYQAAYLTYQIQVVEVTKYTTLVDICQSDDVPVFPLPTMSVRLYHDARVAEVSACDHLKRVNARYDYPNDKMLQQDEKVQLNRFLGDWLSFCLKQGISRTPLNI; encoded by the coding sequence ATGGCACAAGTAGCACTAAAGAAACCGTATCATGTTGATCTTGCTGATTTGATGCGGACATACGAAACAAATTACGCCAAGCTTAACGCTTTGTTGCCTAATCAACCGAGTGTGGGTGATGTACGTTGCTATCAAGCTGCTTATTTAACCTATCAGATTCAAGTGGTAGAAGTCACAAAGTACACAACTTTGGTCGATATTTGTCAAAGCGATGACGTTCCAGTATTTCCATTACCAACAATGTCTGTCAGGCTCTACCACGATGCTCGCGTAGCAGAAGTTTCTGCTTGTGACCACTTGAAACGTGTCAATGCCCGATATGATTACCCGAACGATAAAATGCTACAACAAGATGAGAAGGTACAACTTAACCGCTTTTTAGGTGATTGGCTTTCATTTTGTTTAAAGCAGGGTATTAGCCGCACTCCATTGAATATTTAG
- the parE gene encoding DNA topoisomerase IV subunit B: MTEQYNAGAIEVLNGLEPVRRRPGMYTDTARPNHLGQEVIDNSVDEALAGHASKVQVILHADQSLEVIDDGRGMPVDIHPEEKVSGVELILCKLHAGGKFSNKNYQFSGGLHGVGISVVNALSKRVEVTVRRDGQVYEIAFEHGDKVSDLTVTGTCGRRNKGTSVHFWPEAKYFDSANFSVTRLVNNLRAKAVLCPGLEITFTDKVNGNDYKWLYEDGLKDYLAEGVKGYTVLPEEPFTGEFSAETEAANWAVIWQPEGGEMITESYVNLIPTAQGGTHVNGLRQGLLDAMREFCEFRNLLPRGVKLTGDDVFDRCSYVLSVKMQDPQFAGQTKERLSSRQTAAFVSGVVKDAFSLWLNEKPQLAEQLAEVCIANAHRRMRASKKVVRKKVASGPALPGKLTDCSVQDLNRTEIFFVEGDSAGGSAKQARDREFQAVMPLRGKILNTWEVSPDQVLASQEVHDISVALGIDPDSENLEGLRYGKICILADADSDGLHIATLLCALFTRHFRSLVEAGHIYVAMPPLYRIDCGKEVFYALDDDEKEGILERLSKKKAKINVQRFKGLGEMNPLQLRETTMDPNTRRLVQLTIDDNQATMEMMDMLLGKKRADDRRSWLQNNGDMAEV, translated from the coding sequence ATGACTGAACAATATAATGCTGGAGCCATTGAGGTTCTTAATGGTTTGGAGCCAGTACGTCGCCGACCAGGGATGTATACGGATACAGCGCGCCCAAACCATTTGGGCCAAGAAGTCATCGATAACAGTGTCGATGAAGCGCTCGCCGGACACGCTTCAAAGGTTCAAGTAATTTTGCATGCTGACCAATCACTCGAAGTGATCGATGATGGTCGTGGTATGCCTGTAGACATCCACCCAGAAGAGAAAGTCTCTGGTGTGGAGCTTATTCTATGTAAGCTTCACGCAGGGGGTAAGTTCTCGAATAAAAACTATCAGTTCTCTGGTGGTCTACACGGGGTCGGTATCTCCGTGGTAAACGCCTTGTCTAAGCGTGTGGAAGTGACGGTGCGTCGTGATGGTCAAGTGTACGAAATTGCATTTGAACACGGCGATAAAGTGTCTGACTTAACGGTTACCGGGACATGCGGCCGCCGCAATAAAGGCACCAGTGTTCATTTCTGGCCTGAGGCGAAGTATTTTGACTCGGCAAACTTCTCGGTTACTCGTTTAGTTAATAACTTACGCGCGAAAGCTGTCCTTTGTCCGGGCTTAGAAATTACCTTTACTGATAAAGTAAATGGCAATGACTACAAATGGCTGTATGAAGACGGTTTAAAAGATTACCTAGCGGAAGGCGTTAAAGGTTATACCGTTCTCCCAGAAGAACCATTTACGGGCGAATTCTCGGCAGAAACCGAAGCGGCTAACTGGGCAGTTATCTGGCAGCCAGAAGGCGGTGAGATGATCACCGAAAGCTACGTTAACCTGATCCCAACCGCGCAAGGTGGTACGCACGTTAATGGTCTGCGCCAAGGTTTGCTTGATGCTATGCGAGAGTTCTGTGAATTCCGCAACCTGCTGCCACGTGGTGTTAAGTTAACCGGTGACGATGTCTTCGACCGCTGTTCTTATGTTTTATCGGTTAAGATGCAAGATCCGCAGTTTGCCGGTCAGACGAAAGAGCGTTTGTCTTCTCGCCAAACCGCAGCCTTTGTTTCTGGTGTGGTTAAAGATGCCTTCAGTCTGTGGCTGAATGAAAAACCGCAATTGGCAGAGCAACTGGCTGAAGTGTGTATTGCAAACGCACACCGCCGAATGCGCGCAAGCAAAAAGGTGGTGCGTAAAAAAGTGGCTTCAGGCCCAGCTCTACCAGGTAAACTGACGGACTGTTCTGTTCAAGACTTAAACCGCACTGAAATCTTCTTCGTCGAGGGTGACTCGGCAGGTGGCTCAGCTAAGCAAGCTCGTGACCGTGAGTTCCAAGCGGTAATGCCACTACGCGGTAAGATTCTCAATACTTGGGAAGTCTCTCCTGATCAGGTGCTCGCTTCTCAAGAAGTTCACGATATCTCAGTGGCACTAGGTATTGACCCAGATAGCGAGAATCTTGAAGGCCTTCGCTACGGTAAGATCTGTATCCTTGCCGATGCGGACTCGGATGGTCTGCATATCGCAACGCTACTTTGTGCGCTATTTACGCGTCATTTCCGCTCTCTGGTTGAAGCGGGTCATATCTATGTAGCCATGCCTCCTCTCTATCGTATCGACTGTGGTAAGGAAGTGTTCTATGCCCTTGATGACGATGAGAAAGAGGGCATTTTAGAGCGCTTATCGAAGAAGAAAGCAAAAATCAACGTACAGCGATTCAAAGGTTTGGGTGAGATGAACCCACTGCAACTTCGCGAAACGACGATGGATCCAAATACTCGTCGCTTAGTTCAGCTAACCATTGATGACAACCAAGCGACCATGGAAATGATGGATATGCTGCTTGGTAAGAAGCGTGCTGATGATCGTCGCTCTTGGTTACAAAACAACGGCGACATGGCAGAGGTTTAA
- the cpdA gene encoding 3',5'-cyclic-AMP phosphodiesterase, with protein sequence MKVTSSSSNSDSIKLLQITDTHLFEPVDGSLLSVNTLDSFNAVVAAIVEENQSFDAVISTGDISQDHTAESYQRFERGIAPLKNTCFWLPGNHDFKPSMSSVLPSTQIKQVEHVLLGEHWQMVLLDSQVVGVPHGRLSDQQLALLEDKLSQYPERNTLVLLHHHPILVGSRWLDQHTLKDAHHFWEVVEKHSNVKAVLCGHVHQDMNVLHQGVRVMATPSTCVQFKPNSDDFALDTLSPGWRELELHSDGQLTTQVKRLPYGSFQPDFNSAGY encoded by the coding sequence TTGAAAGTAACGTCAAGTTCATCAAATAGCGACAGTATTAAGCTACTTCAGATTACTGACACTCATTTGTTTGAGCCAGTGGATGGTAGTCTGCTCAGCGTAAATACATTAGACAGTTTTAATGCTGTGGTAGCGGCGATCGTCGAAGAAAATCAAAGCTTTGATGCGGTTATCTCGACCGGAGATATCTCTCAAGATCACACCGCCGAGTCTTACCAGCGTTTTGAGCGCGGAATCGCTCCGCTGAAGAACACCTGTTTCTGGCTACCAGGTAATCATGACTTTAAGCCGAGCATGAGTTCCGTGTTGCCATCGACTCAAATTAAACAAGTTGAGCATGTTCTGCTTGGCGAGCATTGGCAAATGGTGCTGTTGGACTCTCAAGTCGTTGGCGTACCTCATGGTCGTTTAAGTGATCAACAGCTAGCTCTACTTGAAGATAAACTTTCTCAATACCCTGAAAGAAATACCTTGGTGCTGCTTCATCACCATCCAATCTTGGTAGGCAGCCGTTGGTTAGATCAGCACACACTAAAAGATGCTCATCATTTCTGGGAGGTGGTTGAAAAGCACAGCAACGTTAAGGCAGTACTGTGTGGCCATGTTCATCAAGATATGAATGTATTGCATCAGGGAGTGCGTGTTATGGCGACCCCTTCAACATGTGTGCAGTTTAAGCCAAATAGCGATGATTTTGCTCTGGATACGCTTTCTCCAGGTTGGAGAGAGCTAGAGCTGCATAGTGACGGCCAGTTAACCACGCAAGTCAAACGTCTGCCTTATGGCAGTTTTCAACCGGATTTTAACTCAGCGGGTTATTAA
- the nudF gene encoding ADP-ribose diphosphatase → MQQSDNQHQQFTPQDVEIISKETLFQGFFRMIKYRFKHKLFEGGWSEPIEREMFERGHAAAMLPYDPVRDQVVIIEQIRVGALEHRSPWQLEIVAGMIDKGEEAEDVVRREAVEEAGIEVGKLEKVTSYYPSSGGCSEKLDVFVGQVDASTAYGVHGLDYEGEDIRVHVISRQQAYQWVVEGKFENGASIIALQWLELNHHRLQEQWHK, encoded by the coding sequence ATGCAACAGTCTGACAACCAACATCAGCAGTTTACTCCCCAAGATGTGGAAATAATCTCAAAAGAAACACTGTTTCAGGGTTTTTTTAGAATGATTAAGTATCGCTTCAAGCATAAGCTGTTTGAAGGCGGGTGGAGTGAGCCGATAGAGCGCGAAATGTTCGAGCGTGGACATGCTGCTGCAATGTTGCCTTATGATCCAGTTCGGGATCAGGTTGTCATTATTGAACAGATCCGTGTTGGTGCCTTAGAGCACCGCAGTCCATGGCAGTTAGAAATTGTCGCGGGCATGATAGATAAAGGCGAAGAGGCCGAGGATGTTGTAAGGCGCGAAGCCGTAGAAGAAGCGGGCATTGAAGTGGGGAAACTGGAAAAAGTGACCTCTTACTACCCATCTTCGGGCGGCTGCTCTGAAAAATTAGATGTTTTTGTTGGTCAAGTGGATGCGAGTACAGCGTATGGCGTTCATGGTTTAGACTATGAAGGGGAAGATATTCGTGTACACGTTATTTCTCGCCAACAAGCGTATCAATGGGTAGTAGAAGGAAAATTTGAAAATGGTGCCTCTATCATTGCGTTGCAGTGGCTAGAGTTAAACCATCACAGATTACAGGAACAATGGCACAAGTAG
- the arcB gene encoding aerobic respiration two-component sensor histidine kinase ArcB yields the protein MKPIKNLAQYYVDLLVKLGILRFSILLALALVALAVVVQVGITLVLSGHVDDIDIVRSVFFGLLITPWAVYFLSVVVDQLEESRQRLSKLVSKLKDMRSRDQELNNKLQQNITKLNQEIEERIKAEEAREEAMKDLENEVYQREKTQVELAERTALLRSFIDASPDLIYYRNAEGVFSGCNRAMEELTGKKESQLVGLTPWDVYSKEVAQQIVDTDQKVFSDNQALTYEQWLEYPDGRRNYFELRKVPFYSKDGRHLGLVGFGRDITERKRHEESLEKASRDKTTFISTISHELRTPLNGIVGLSRMLLDTQLTAEQRNHMQTINVSAITLGNIFNDIIDMDKFDRRKLELFPAALNFEEFVAEMESISALMASQKGLRFDLERLSELPTAIEVDATRLRQVLWNLISNAMKFTKEGGVVMTVSSEVDEEYAHITMEIEDSGIGIPDAELDKIFAMYYQVKSGKDNLHAVGTGIGLAVSKQLINMMDGDITVSSEEGFGSTFSVTIRVPLAESEQPTVDVVNQSQELNIFMVEDIELNITVARSLLESMGHEVSVAMNGAEAMEMFDPEIYDLVFLDIQLPDMTGFDIAEYFRRTYSDLPPLVALTANVLKNKREYLDRGMDDAISKPLSVTAVQDVLAKFTQQEVADKVAEVVIEEPVTEGGEIYSRVLDLDMLESYVGIVGSQPVLDSITMFEEMMPDYLQVLDSNMIAKHQEGIVSEAHKIKGAAGSIGLKHIQSVAQKAQSPDLPAWWENIDDWVEEMKNEYKNDIQILKEWLGQQS from the coding sequence ATGAAGCCGATTAAAAATCTTGCCCAATACTATGTCGATCTGCTAGTTAAGTTGGGCATCCTCCGTTTCTCTATTCTTCTCGCTCTAGCCCTCGTTGCTCTCGCTGTTGTGGTGCAGGTTGGTATTACCCTAGTCTTGAGTGGCCATGTCGATGATATTGATATTGTTCGCTCAGTATTCTTCGGTCTTCTGATTACCCCTTGGGCGGTCTACTTCTTATCCGTGGTCGTTGATCAACTGGAAGAGTCACGCCAACGACTTTCGAAGTTAGTGTCTAAGCTCAAAGATATGCGCTCGCGTGACCAAGAGCTCAACAATAAGCTGCAGCAAAATATCACTAAGCTCAATCAAGAGATCGAAGAAAGGATCAAGGCGGAAGAAGCTCGCGAAGAAGCGATGAAAGATCTTGAGAATGAGGTCTATCAACGTGAAAAAACTCAAGTCGAGCTTGCAGAAAGAACCGCACTGCTGCGTTCATTTATTGATGCCTCCCCCGATCTTATTTACTACCGTAATGCTGAGGGTGTTTTCTCCGGTTGTAACCGCGCAATGGAAGAGTTGACCGGCAAGAAAGAGAGTCAGCTGGTGGGCTTAACTCCTTGGGATGTCTACAGCAAAGAGGTCGCACAGCAAATTGTAGATACAGACCAAAAGGTCTTCTCCGATAATCAAGCCCTTACGTATGAACAGTGGCTTGAGTATCCAGATGGTCGCCGTAACTACTTCGAGCTGCGTAAGGTGCCGTTTTACAGCAAAGATGGTCGACATTTAGGGCTGGTTGGTTTTGGTCGTGATATTACCGAGCGTAAGCGTCATGAAGAGTCGCTTGAAAAGGCGAGCCGTGATAAGACCACCTTTATTTCTACAATCAGTCACGAACTAAGAACTCCGCTCAACGGCATTGTTGGTTTAAGCCGCATGCTACTCGATACTCAGTTGACTGCCGAGCAGCGCAATCATATGCAAACGATCAATGTCAGTGCGATTACGCTGGGTAACATTTTCAATGACATTATCGATATGGATAAATTCGATCGCCGTAAGCTAGAGCTTTTCCCTGCAGCGCTGAACTTCGAAGAGTTTGTCGCTGAAATGGAGAGTATTTCCGCACTTATGGCATCGCAAAAAGGGCTGAGATTTGATCTTGAGCGCTTGAGCGAATTGCCGACTGCGATTGAAGTTGACGCGACCCGTTTGCGCCAGGTGCTATGGAACTTGATCAGCAATGCGATGAAATTTACTAAAGAGGGCGGCGTTGTAATGACGGTCAGCTCTGAAGTAGATGAAGAGTATGCGCATATCACAATGGAAATCGAGGACAGTGGCATTGGTATCCCAGATGCTGAACTGGATAAGATCTTCGCGATGTATTATCAGGTGAAATCAGGCAAAGATAATCTTCATGCGGTTGGAACGGGGATTGGTTTAGCGGTTTCGAAACAGCTTATCAATATGATGGATGGTGACATTACCGTTTCAAGTGAAGAAGGCTTTGGCAGTACCTTCTCCGTCACGATTCGAGTGCCACTGGCAGAAAGCGAACAACCTACTGTGGATGTCGTCAATCAGTCGCAAGAGCTGAATATCTTTATGGTCGAGGATATTGAACTCAATATTACCGTCGCTCGTTCATTGCTTGAGAGTATGGGGCATGAAGTTTCCGTGGCGATGAATGGCGCTGAAGCGATGGAAATGTTCGACCCTGAAATCTATGACCTAGTGTTCCTTGATATTCAGCTACCAGATATGACAGGTTTCGATATTGCTGAGTACTTCAGACGTACCTATTCTGATTTACCGCCACTGGTTGCTCTAACTGCTAATGTGCTGAAAAACAAACGAGAATACCTTGATAGAGGAATGGACGATGCTATCAGTAAGCCGCTTTCGGTGACAGCGGTTCAAGACGTGTTAGCCAAATTTACTCAGCAAGAGGTGGCAGATAAGGTCGCTGAAGTTGTGATTGAGGAGCCTGTTACTGAGGGAGGAGAGATCTACTCTCGCGTACTTGACCTTGATATGCTTGAGTCGTACGTCGGCATTGTCGGTTCTCAGCCTGTGCTGGATAGCATCACTATGTTTGAAGAGATGATGCCTGACTACCTGCAAGTTCTCGACTCAAACATGATCGCTAAGCATCAAGAAGGCATTGTGTCTGAAGCGCATAAGATTAAAGGTGCGGCGGGTTCTATTGGGCTGAAGCACATTCAAAGCGTTGCTCAGAAAGCTCAATCACCTGATTTACCTGCTTGGTGGGAAAATATTGATGATTGGGTTGAAGAAATGAAGAATGAATATAAAAATGATATTCAAATACTTAAAGAATGGTTAGGACAACAGTCATAA
- the tolC gene encoding outer membrane channel protein TolC yields the protein MKKLLPLIISAALGSLSTSAFADTLTDIYNQAKENDPTLLSAAAKRDEAFEAVTSSRAALLPQINLTAGYNVTRGETEQSTSTIDNDNEALSAGVTFSQALYDRSSWITLDTAEKSARQSDASYAAAQQALILRVSTAYFDVLRAQDNLVFVQAEKAAVGRQLEQTKQRFEVGLSAITDVHDAQAQYDSVLADEVLAQNSLVNSYEGLREITGQEHSNLDILDTARFSAQKTSAAIDELVNEAQEKNLNLLSARITQDIAKDKISNASSGHLPKLTLDGGYNYSDVSNATSSDPTTNDFKVGVNLNVPLYTGGATTSLTKQAEFNYVSASQDLEKTYRSVVKDVRAFNNNISASIGALRAYEQTVVSAQSALEATEAGFDVGTRTIVDVLDSTRRLYDANKNLSNARYDYILSVLQLRQAVGTLSEQDVLDVNAGLKTASN from the coding sequence ATGAAAAAACTGCTTCCACTTATTATCAGTGCAGCACTAGGCAGCCTAAGCACAAGCGCTTTCGCTGACACTCTGACGGACATCTACAATCAAGCAAAAGAGAACGACCCAACGCTACTAAGCGCTGCAGCAAAGCGTGATGAAGCCTTTGAAGCAGTGACTTCTAGTCGTGCAGCTCTATTGCCACAAATTAACTTAACTGCTGGTTACAACGTTACCCGTGGTGAAACAGAACAATCAACCAGCACAATTGATAATGACAACGAAGCACTATCTGCTGGTGTGACATTCTCTCAAGCTTTGTATGACCGTAGTAGCTGGATTACGCTAGATACAGCGGAAAAAAGTGCTCGTCAAAGCGACGCTTCTTATGCAGCAGCACAACAAGCACTCATTCTGCGCGTTTCAACAGCTTACTTTGACGTACTGCGCGCGCAAGATAATCTAGTATTTGTTCAAGCAGAAAAAGCCGCCGTTGGCCGTCAGCTAGAGCAAACTAAGCAGCGTTTTGAGGTGGGTCTATCTGCAATTACCGACGTACATGACGCGCAAGCTCAATACGATTCTGTGTTAGCCGATGAAGTTCTAGCGCAAAACAGCCTAGTCAATAGCTACGAAGGTCTACGCGAAATCACAGGTCAAGAACACTCTAACTTAGATATTCTTGATACTGCTCGTTTCTCAGCACAGAAAACGTCTGCAGCAATTGATGAACTGGTAAACGAAGCTCAAGAAAAGAACCTAAACTTACTGTCTGCACGAATCACTCAAGATATCGCAAAAGATAAGATCTCTAACGCAAGTTCTGGTCACCTACCGAAACTAACTCTCGATGGTGGTTACAACTATAGCGATGTATCGAACGCGACTTCTTCAGATCCAACGACGAATGATTTCAAAGTAGGCGTAAACCTAAATGTTCCGCTATACACTGGTGGTGCAACAACCTCGCTAACCAAACAGGCTGAGTTTAACTATGTCTCTGCAAGCCAAGACCTAGAAAAAACTTACCGCAGCGTTGTTAAAGATGTTCGCGCATTCAACAACAACATCAGCGCTTCAATCGGTGCACTTCGCGCTTACGAGCAAACTGTAGTTTCTGCACAGTCAGCTCTTGAAGCTACGGAAGCTGGTTTCGATGTAGGTACTCGTACTATCGTTGACGTTCTAGACTCAACTCGTCGTCTATACGATGCGAACAAAAACCTATCGAACGCTCGTTACGATTACATCCTAAGCGTACTGCAGCTACGTCAAGCTGTCGGTACTCTGAGCGAGCAAGATGTACTAGATGTGAATGCGGGTCTAAAGACAGCAAGCAACTAA
- a CDS encoding diguanylate cyclase domain-containing protein produces the protein MEQVLVWLLDTSHGHGFDLVVILLSILAVVFFYNRTQTHLVQLLKDNPTALIIVDSKTGDLKLANVAANKVLGVRKVGKSYLLPEMVTPQFVLSIFSPISENVFKEQKLSWPISQSRIIKLKVSGRKTTYRRRTMWLLYFTPSQVTDLELKREVDSLSMIKSAFDNLSELVFIKNNQGEIISSNRAFQRFWNNREEEGAADIQSVIKGRASKRRWTTNPDGRSCLLESYQRVLISSDGEKIGTLGISHDVTDWHDMQQNLRDEMEKRKDTEVALAQRDTILQNILESSPDSIGIFNENMVYQACNPPFVKALGIADVDELIGKRLQDVIPNETYARLSETDKKVLYEGKSLRYIDQVISSSGQCIWYDVVKSPFRDPASGTNGVLVMARDVSERYLAEQKLEEANQELERLSFVDGLTQISNRRRFDEQLETLWFLHIREQQPLSVMLCDIDYFKEYNDAYGHQSGDEALIKVAEVFRKVLTRSSDCVARYGGEEFGFILPNTTVEGALLVAEKVHEEVKNLALEHHTSKVSDLVTISIGLVSIIPQRLDHSDSIVALADSALYQAKADGRNQTCVHHTSEN, from the coding sequence ATGGAGCAAGTATTAGTTTGGTTGTTGGACACCTCCCATGGGCATGGATTTGATCTTGTTGTCATTCTGCTCTCAATTCTTGCGGTCGTGTTTTTTTATAACCGCACTCAAACACATTTAGTTCAGCTTTTAAAAGACAATCCTACCGCCTTAATTATTGTCGACAGTAAAACTGGCGATCTTAAGTTAGCCAACGTAGCAGCAAATAAAGTCTTAGGTGTACGTAAAGTGGGCAAGAGTTATTTGTTGCCTGAAATGGTGACACCTCAATTCGTCCTTTCTATCTTTTCTCCTATCTCCGAAAATGTTTTCAAAGAGCAGAAACTAAGTTGGCCGATTTCACAAAGCCGCATCATTAAGTTAAAAGTCAGCGGTCGTAAAACCACTTACCGTCGACGAACCATGTGGTTACTCTACTTTACTCCCTCTCAAGTGACGGATCTTGAACTGAAGCGCGAGGTCGACTCACTTTCAATGATCAAAAGCGCATTCGATAATCTGTCGGAATTGGTGTTTATCAAAAACAACCAAGGTGAAATTATTTCCAGTAATCGCGCCTTTCAACGTTTCTGGAACAACAGGGAAGAGGAAGGAGCTGCAGATATCCAAAGTGTAATTAAAGGAAGAGCCAGTAAACGCCGCTGGACAACCAATCCTGATGGAAGAAGCTGTCTGTTAGAAAGCTACCAAAGGGTATTGATCTCTTCAGATGGGGAAAAGATTGGCACCTTGGGTATTAGCCATGATGTTACGGATTGGCACGATATGCAGCAAAACCTCCGCGATGAAATGGAGAAGCGTAAAGACACTGAAGTGGCGTTGGCACAAAGAGATACCATATTGCAGAACATCCTAGAATCGAGCCCAGACTCAATCGGGATTTTTAATGAGAATATGGTTTATCAAGCGTGTAACCCACCTTTTGTTAAAGCGTTAGGCATCGCCGATGTTGATGAGCTGATCGGTAAGCGATTGCAAGATGTGATTCCCAATGAAACTTATGCTCGTCTTTCTGAGACAGATAAGAAAGTGTTGTATGAAGGTAAGTCACTACGTTATATCGACCAAGTAATTAGTAGTTCAGGGCAATGCATTTGGTATGACGTCGTGAAATCACCTTTTAGAGATCCCGCATCGGGAACCAATGGTGTGCTGGTTATGGCGCGTGACGTCTCCGAGCGTTACCTTGCCGAGCAAAAACTAGAAGAGGCGAACCAAGAGCTTGAAAGGCTAAGCTTTGTTGATGGCTTAACCCAAATTTCTAATCGACGTCGATTTGATGAGCAGCTAGAAACATTGTGGTTCCTGCATATTCGTGAGCAGCAACCTTTAAGCGTGATGTTATGTGATATCGACTACTTTAAAGAGTACAACGATGCGTACGGACACCAAAGTGGTGATGAGGCTTTGATCAAAGTGGCTGAAGTGTTTAGAAAAGTATTGACCCGCTCCAGTGATTGTGTGGCGCGCTATGGAGGAGAAGAGTTTGGTTTTATTTTGCCAAACACAACCGTTGAAGGGGCGCTGCTGGTGGCTGAAAAAGTTCATGAGGAAGTGAAAAACTTAGCGCTTGAACATCACACTTCAAAAGTTTCTGATTTAGTGACGATAAGTATTGGCTTGGTATCCATCATTCCTCAACGTTTGGATCATAGCGACTCAATCGTCGCTTTGGCTGACAGCGCATTGTATCAAGCGAAAGCGGATGGTCGTAACCAAACCTGTGTGCATCACACATCCGAGAATTAA